A single genomic interval of Pelodiscus sinensis isolate JC-2024 chromosome 28, ASM4963464v1, whole genome shotgun sequence harbors:
- the LOC102462468 gene encoding nodal homolog: protein MPPRRTCGGWELAFWALTLLQLGTSEPRGVLPHKDEQQLPPAGSGPGLTSPSAVRGIRPSPRALWYPVYMMQLYRALVTGNPLGQPTRETSALQESDTVLSLRARSSLQAGDRWSLSFDMSAVSSGHEVKLAELRLRLPPASQPRNVTVDVYHSQARPGSPACVDRLLLGTFTSSAALGHSSWRVFNVTSSLRSWLRHGRQADAQRSQGRERTGSARNATGRIGGQPSSDSGQAEPAGSHGTTDKALLVVFSKDKPSAEPSRASSLIRTAEASKHVMVDSTSKEPGNRRHRRNKQERQRIKMADVSGPGLGEGGRPLCKRVDMIVNFEQTGWGSWIVYPKKYNAYRCEGECPAPVDESFKPTNHAYIQSLLKLYQPNRVPCPACAPVKMSPLSMLYYEKGEVVLRHHEDMIIEECGCN, encoded by the exons ATGCCACCCAGGCGCACGTGCGGTGGTTGGGAGCTGGCGTTTTGGGCTCTCACCCTCCTGCAGCTGGGCACGTCGGAGCCCCGCGGGGTCCTGCCGCACAAGGATGAGCAGCAGTTGCCTCctgcaggatctggcccagggctaACGAGTCCGTCTGCGGTCCGTGGCATCAGGCCCTCGCCCCGGGCGCTGTGGTACCCGGTGTACATGATGCAGCTGTACCGGGCTCTGGTCACCGGGAAtcccctggggcagcccaccAGGGAGACATCAGCGCTGCAGGAATCGGACACGGTCCTAAGCCTCCGGGCTAGAA GTTCTCTGCAGGCCGGGGATCGCTGGTCTCTCTCGTTCGACATGAGCGCCGTCTCCAGCGGCCACGAGGTGAAGCTGGCCGAGCTGCGGCTCCGCCTGccgcctgcctcccagccccgcaaCGTGACGGTGGACGTCTACCACAGCCAGGCGCGCCCGGGCAGCCCGGCCTGCGTGGACAGGCTCCTCCTGGGCACCTTCACCAGCAGCGCCGCGCTCGGCCACTCCTCCTGGCGCGTCTTCAACGTCACCAGCTCGCTCCGGTCCTGGCTCCGCCACGGCAGGCAAGCAGACGCGCAGCGCTCCCAGGGGCGGGAGAGGACCGGGTCAGCCCGCAACGCCACCGGGCGGATAGGCGGGCAGCCTTCCAGCGACTCCGGCCAGGCAGAGCCCGCCGGGTCCCACGGCACGACGGACAAGGCCCTGCTGGTCGTCTTCTCCAAAGACAAGCCTTCAGCCGAGCCCTCCCGGGCTTCTTCCCTCATCAGAACCGCAGAGGCCTCCAAGCACGTCATGGTGGACTCCACCTCCAAAGAGCCGGGGAACCGCCGGCACCGCCGGAACAAGCAGGAGAGGCAAAGGATTAAAATGGCCGATGTCTCCGgcccaggcctgggggagggaggcaggccccTGTGCAAGAGGGTGGATATGATCGTGAACTTTGAGCAGACCGGCTGGGGCAGCTGGATCGTCTACCCCAAGAAGTACAACGCCTACCGGTGTGAGGGAGAGTGCCCAGCGCCCGTGGATGAGAGCTTCAAGCCAACTAACCATGCCTACATACAG agCTTGCTGAAGCTGTACCAGCCCAACCGGGTCCCCTGCCCGGCCTGCGCGCCCGTCAAGATGAGCCCCCTCTCCATGCTGTACTACGAGAAAGGGGAAGTCGTCCTCCGCCACCACGAAGACATGATCATCGAGGAATGCGGCTGCAACTGA